TCGCGTCTCGATCAACTTCTTCACCACGACTGTTGTTAACGATGTAAGCCCCACGTTTCATAGTAGCGAGCACCTCGTCGTTAAACAGGTGGTAGGTCTGAGCGTGCAGTGGTGCAGCTAAGACAACGGCGTCAACGACTTTGACCATTTCATGAACGTCAGGGAAATAGGTCAGTCCCAGCTCATTTTCAACTTCATCAGGTAATTGATGACGCTGGTTGTAAACTAATTTAACCCCAAATGGTTTTAACCGTTCCAGTACGGCCCGGCCAATTCGACCAGCACCGATCACGCCGACGGTCATGCCTTCCAAATCATAGGCCCGTGAAACGGCGTCAGCGATGTTCCAGCCGCCAGCTTTAACAATGTCGTGAGCCGGAATGAAGTTTCGAACTAATGCCAATAACTGCATGACTTCAGCTTCAGCCACACTGACACTGTTGCTATAAGTGACTTCGGCAACGGTAATATTGTGCTCATTGGCAGCGTTCAAATCAACGTGATCTGAACCAATCCCGGCAGTGATCGCTAATTTTAATTTCTTGGCTTTATCAATTAAATCAGCTGTCAGATAGGCTGGCCAGAATGGTTGGGAAATCACAACGTCAGCGGTTGGAAGTTCCTTTTCAAATACTGAATCGGGGCCTTCCTTGTCTGAAGTGACCACAAATTCAACACCTTTAGATTCCAAATATTTCTTCAGTCCCAAGCCACCAGACACACTGCCCAATAACTCACCCGGCTTGAAGTCAATCCCCTCAGGTGTCGGAACCGTCGAGCCATCTGGATAGTGGGTAATCTTTGGAATGTCGTCCCGCACATATTTTGGTGGGAAACCATCCACTGGATCTGGATACAGAACTGCTAACACTTTGGTCATTGTAATCGATCCTTTCTAAAGTAGAACCAACAAGTTATCTCAACGCCCAAAGTTTAGCACGTTTGTAAACGTTTACAACTAACTGCACTTATTTTTTCAAAAATTGTCAGCAATCAAAAAACAGGTCTAGATCGCTGGTTAATCAACGATTTAGACCTGTTGTTCATTCAACAATAGGCTAACCTTCAAGGAATGCCTTGGTCTTATACTCAGGATCAGGATACTTGTAGAAGCCTTCGCCTGACTCAACGCCAAGCTTGCCTTCATCCAGCATCTTCTTGAAAGCATCAGCAAGCGGCATCACAGCCGGATCCTTTTTGGCGGCTGCCAAAGTAATGTTGTAGGCAGTTCGAATCCCAACCGCGTCC
Above is a genomic segment from Lentilactobacillus buchneri containing:
- a CDS encoding NAD-dependent formate dehydrogenase, with product MTKVLAVLYPDPVDGFPPKYVRDDIPKITHYPDGSTVPTPEGIDFKPGELLGSVSGGLGLKKYLESKGVEFVVTSDKEGPDSVFEKELPTADVVISQPFWPAYLTADLIDKAKKLKLAITAGIGSDHVDLNAANEHNITVAEVTYSNSVSVAEAEVMQLLALVRNFIPAHDIVKAGGWNIADAVSRAYDLEGMTVGVIGAGRIGRAVLERLKPFGVKLVYNQRHQLPDEVENELGLTYFPDVHEMVKVVDAVVLAAPLHAQTYHLFNDEVLATMKRGAYIVNNSRGEEVDRDAIVRALNSGQIGGYSGDVWYPQPAPKDHPWRTMPNEAMTPHMSGTTLSAQARYAAGAREILEDFLEDKPIRPEYLIAQGGSLAGTGAKSYTVKKGEETPGSGEAEK